In a genomic window of Epinephelus fuscoguttatus linkage group LG23, E.fuscoguttatus.final_Chr_v1:
- the rtn3 gene encoding reticulon-3 isoform X3: MDPMTQSAQISSSQGFADGQNSAAKESKLSDSFLSSSPVSLIQSPQDKRVVLGSDKPCEGVATSLRFPSQPGSFTPGNYGSEAGPPDGQPDSPIKTSPVSERIKALEALAARKKEPDFRSDGGYSHFRDRHHEKSPTETSKTPTETPKTPTETPKTPTETPKVPTETAKTPTETPKAPTETAKTPSETPKFPTEKFTSPVQKRGGSADQESPESPFEVLGDLRQMNEFEETEEWMKAHLPPVPDFDAVNLIKGTLTSDSVASKEEKEPEMVIPDAPAAFAGVPDAFMDSPAEAPKLKDEFSDAQKQTSVEEESEFDLSFLPTAYMWDQQEKSGAPAPSNLDSVLPASPAPPAGFGAPSPPVSPPVGTDAKQSVLDDKKTKWTGDLEPPEASEADSSGESDDTVIEDGITVPASVPPPSSDTAVSNDATTTAASAAPNISSEEKETPPPKSERKLMQVPTINVIETDEPNYSDEEMEMELEPEEEEDYEVVKDPAREAPKTTEPEDGKNEPPKTRPIETEFMEGYSPPSSPVDSDAEYSPKHKILKSLPETVHQESASKPEALPNEALSEKSQTTSNQVNDEPSPFTVTNEEVDFPDNDDEWSDEAQDILVSKSKVDEKSNTAAEEAYMETAHLPKTSFMQDDIYDRQSFDYDYDASSPLDDIDDKGLHNAKERFLSDPTQIHAEPLNESSRNLDDFTSLNDDEAFPKPSQPSLREYPQDPYSSFQSEKQDFNKTTTTDIVTDNMANGNSLPAHEIGSKIQQDTKTGHSAPDTTSNPESVEPDSSISEPSDSFVEFMRECLKSRQDEEPDNTHQTFPPKNNLPTSQSPPTMVMDLEQEQLTINALKELGSSQEEEEEEVEVVSLQSKVPDLGKANPNATSTQQSSFTSAPNPPCPQSNRVVDSTYSKEVEAIDEWVAEAYHLAEHVLTAILTHLSVKDLIHWRDPKKSGLVFGVSMLMLLSLAAFSVISVVSYLLLALLCVTITFRIYKSVVQAVQKSSEGHPFKALIDKDVSIPPETFRKHVDTSLTYINRALKQMSRLFLVEDLVDSLKLAVVMWLFTYVGAVFNGITILILADILLFAVPPIYEKNKTQIDQYIDVARTQINTTIAKLQEKLPGAVKRSKTE; the protein is encoded by the exons ATGGATCCAATGACTCAGTCCGCCCAGATATCATCGTCGCAAGGGTTTGCCGATGGACAAAATTCTGCTGCCAAAGAATCAAAGCTGTCCG attcctttctttcctcttcgCCTGTATCTCTCATTCAGTCTCCTCAAG ACAAAAGAGTGGTCCTGGGCTCGGACAAGCCCTGCGAAGGTGTTGCGACATCCCTTCGCTTTCCTTCTCAACCTGGCTCATTCACTCCTGGTAATTATGGGAGTGAAGCAGGTCCGCCGGATGGACAACCGGACTCACCGATAAAGACGTCTCCTGTATCGGAGCGAATAAAGGCATTGGAGGCACTCGCTGCCAGAAAGAAGGAACCTGATTTTAGAAGCGATGGAGGTTACTCTCACTTCAGAGACCGCCATCACGAAAAATCTCCCACGGAGACCTCCAAAACTCCCACTGAGACCCCTAAAACTCCCACTGAGACACCCAAAACTCCCACTGAGACCCCCAAAGTTCCTACGGAGACTGCCAAAACTCCCACTGAGACCCCCAAAGCTCCTACGGAGACTGCCAAAACTCCCAGTGAGACCCCGAAATTTCCCACTGAGAAATTCACATCACCTGTCCAGAAAAGAGGAGGTTCTGCTGATCAGGAGTCACCAGAATCCCCCTTTGAAGTACTTGGAGATTTAagacaaatgaatgaatttgaaGAAACAGAAGAGTGGATGAAGGCCCATTTACCTCCTGTGCCAGACTTTGATGCTGTAAATTTAATCAAAGGCACCCTGACTTCAGACAGTGTTGCGtcaaaagaggagaaggagCCTGAAATGGTTATACCAGATGCTCCTGCTGCTTTTGCCGGTGTCCCCGATGCTTTCATGGATTCTCCTGCTGAAGCTCCAAAACTGAAGGATGAGTTCAGTGATGCACAGAAACAGACGAGTGTTGAGGAGGAATCAGAGTTTGACCTCAGCTTCTTGCCAACAGCCTACATGTGGGATCAGCAGGAAAAATCAGGTGCCCCGGCCCCATCAAATCTTGATTCAGTGCTTCCAGCCTCACCTGCACCTCCTGCAGGCTTTGGCGCACCATCTCCTCCCGTCTCTCCACCAGTTGGCACGGATGCAAAACAGAGTGTTTTGGATGACAAGAAGACCAAGTGGACCGGAGATCTGGAGCCTCCAGAGGCAAGCGAAGCGGACAGCTCAGGAGAATCAGACGACACTGTCATTGAAGATGGTATCACTGTTCCTGCTTCTGTTCCTCCTCCATCTTCTGATACGGCAGTTTCAAATGATGCCACCACTACAGCTGCTTCCGCAGCTCCCAATATTTCCTCTGAGGAAAAGGAGACTCCTCCACCGAAGTCTGAGAGGAAGCTAATGCAGGTTCCAACAATAAACGTTATTGAGACGGACGAGCCAAACTACAGTGATGAGGAGATGGAAATGGAACTTGAgccagaggaagaagaggactATGAGGTTGTAAAAGACCCCGCTAGAGAGGCTCCAAAAACCACAGAGCCAGAGGACGGTAAAAATGAACCACCCAAAACACGCCCCATAGAAACTGAATTCATGGAAGGCTACTCACCTCCATCCTCACCTGTGGACTCTGATGCTGAATACTCTCctaaacacaaaatattgaaaTCTCTTCCTGAGACAGTACATCAGGAATCTGCATCAAAACCTGAGGCTCTGCCCAATGAAGCACTATCTGAAAAATCACAGACCACTTCCAACCAAGTAAATGATGAACCCTCCCCTTTCACAGTCACAAATGAAGAAGTGGACTTCCCAGACAATGATGATGAGTGGTCAGATGAAGCACAAGATATTTTGGTCAGCAAATCAAAGGTGGATGAAAAGAGCAACACAGCTGCAGAAGAGGCTTACATGGAGACAGCTCACCTTCCTAAAACCAGCTTCATGCAAGATGATATATATGACAGGCAGTCATTTGATTATGATTATGATGCATCTTCTCCCTTAGATGACATTGATGACAAAGGGTTACACAATGCCAAGGAGCGGTTTCTTTCTGATCCTACTCAAATCCATGCTGAGCCACTGAATGAAAGCAGTCGAAATCTGGACGATTTCACGTCACTAAATGATGACGAAGCCTTCCCCAAGCCAAGTCAGCCATCTCTAAGAGAATATCCCCAAGACCCGTATTCCTCTTTTCAAAGTGAGAAACAAGATTTCAATAAGACGACTACCACTGACATTGTTACAGATAATATGGCAAATGGCAACTCCCTTCCAGCACACGAAATTGGCTCAAAGATCCAGCAGGACACAAAAACGGGTCACAGTGCACCTGACACAACAAGCAACCCAGAAAGCGTTGAGCCTGACAGCTCCATTTCTGAGCCTTCAGATAGCTTTGTGGAGTTTATGCGAGAGTGCCTGAAATCAAGGCAAGATGAAGAACCTGACAACACACACCAAACTTTTCCTCCCAAGAACAACCTGCCTACTTCCCAGTCCCCTCCAACCATGGTGATGGATCTTGAACAAGAACAGCTTACGATCAATGCTCTCAAAGAACTGGGCAGCAgtcaagaggaggaggaggaggaggtggaggtggtgtcTCTCCAGTCGAAGGTTCCTGACCTAGGCAAAGCAAATCCCAATGCAACATCTACACAGCAGTCTTCCTTTACCTCAGCACCTAATCCTCCATGTCCCCAAAGCAACCGTGTGGTTGACAGCACATATTCCAAAGAGGTAGAAGCCATTGACGAATGGGTGGCTGAAGCCTATCATCTTGCTGAGCATGTGTTGACAGCAATACTAACCCACTTATCAG TGAAGGACCTGATCCACTGGCGAGACCCCAAGAAGTCGGGCTTGGTGTTCGGGGTGTCCATGCTGATGCTGCTGTCGCTGGCAGCCTTCAGCGTCATCAGTGTGGTCTCCTACCTGCTGCTTGCCCTGCTCTGTGTCACCATCACCTTCCGCATCTACAAGTCTGTTGTCCAGGCCGTGCAGAAGTCCAGTGAGGGACACCCCTTCAA aGCACTGATAGATAAGGATGTCAGCATCCCTCCCGAGACTTTCCGCAAGCACGTGGACACCAGTCTGACCTACATCAACCGAGCCCTGAAGCAGATGAGCCGCCTCTTCCTGGTCGAGGACCTTGTGGACTCCCTAAAG